In Apium graveolens cultivar Ventura chromosome 10, ASM990537v1, whole genome shotgun sequence, the following are encoded in one genomic region:
- the LOC141691052 gene encoding uncharacterized protein LOC141691052: MVPEELGAGSLRRDLFVEEDAEVNQSLHLDLLDEARMNSQLKLAAYQQGIARYFNKKVKSVPFKVGDLVLRKVMPNTKIAQHGVLGANWEGPYKVKAMLWKGTYRLEDLDGKLIPRAWNAEHLQKYYQ, encoded by the coding sequence ATGGTTCCCGAGGAGCTAGGTGCTGGATCCCTACGAAGAGACttgtttgttgaagaagatgcagAAGTTAACCAAAGCCTCCACTTGGATTTGCTAGACGAAGCCCGAATGAACTCTCAATTAAAGCTTGCTGCGTATCAGCAGGGAATCGCGAGGTATTTTAATAAGAAGGTAAAGTCCGTGCCATTCAAGGTGGGGGATCTTGTATTACGGAAGGTCATGCCAAACACCAAAATAGCTCAGCATGGAGTGCTTGGAGCTAACTGGGAgggaccatacaaggtcaaagCTATGCTTTGGAAGGGAACCTATCGCTTGGAAGATTTGGATGGCAAGCTTATTCCCCGAGCTTGGAATGCGGAGCATCTACAGAAATATTATCAGTAG